The segment CTATACAATTCAGGTTTAATCTTGCCAGTAAAAGAAATTGGAAAAGAATTGCAAAAAGAGAATGTACCCTATTTTTTGGATACAGCACAAACTGTAGGATGTATTGGCGAATTTGATTTTGCAGATACGGGATGTGATTTTATGTCGTTTAATGGTTCCAAATGGCTGTGTGGCCCAATGGGTACAGGAGTGTTCTACTGTAAACGAGAATCAAGTGATCTACTAGAACCATCCAACATTGGAGGAGAAACTGCAGAAACAAATGAAAATGGGGAATTAACATACAAAGAATTACCTGATAGATTTCAGGCCGGATTTAGAAATTATGTAGGATTAGCAGGAATGGAATCCTCAGTTACATTTTTGGAAAATTTAGGATGGAACAATATTAGAAATCACATCATAAGTTTATCAAACTTATTCATAGATGAAATTGGGAAAATTTCTGAATCAAGAGTTTTTTGCCCAGAAGATGAATCTGAACGAACAAGCATTGTTTCATTTGAGATTGAGAAACAGGATCCTGAAAAAATTGTTTCAGAATTAGCTCAAAAAGGAATAATCATTGCAAAAAGAGAAATCTATGAAAAACCGGTTTTGAGAATTTCTCCTCACATATACAATACAAAAGATGAGATTTTGAACCTAACTGAAGAATTAAAGAAATTATGATTTTTCCTGTTGTTCGATAACCAGCATTGTTAAGGTAGATTGAACATTTTCAATTTTTCTAATATCATCAGTTACAATTGATCTTAGTTTTTCACTATTATCAGATGATAGTTTTACAATTATATCATAAACGCCATATACACCTTGAATCTCAAGTTTGACATCACTTTGGCTTGCTAGCAATTCTTTAACTTCTTTGATAATTTGAACATCAGTCCCGAGATTTGAGTTAATCAATACATATGAGGTAGGCAATATCAAAAAGCCTCAAATACAATATTTAACTTTTCATTGGTGTACCAATAGAAATGAAAATAATTGATTTAACATTAACAATTTCTGAAAAAATTCCTACATTTCCAGGTTCACCTCAACCTAACTTCATCAATTGGGAGAGTATAGAGAAAGATGGATACAACCTAGAATTGCTGTTTCTCAGCACACATACAGGAACCCATATTGATGCACCATATCATTTTGTCAAAAAAGGGCAAAAAATTGATCAAATTGTGACTAAAAGACTCGTTACAGAGGCTGTTTTGATAAAAATTAGGAAAGGTTCGGATCAGGCAATTTCAAAAACTGACATACAAAAATTTGAGAAAAAATTTGGAAAGATAGATGATGGCTCAACTATCATATTTCATACAGGTTGGCAGAAGAATCTAAACAAGAAATCTTACTTTTCAAAAAATCCAGGATTAGCAGTATCTGCTGCAAAATATCTGGCTTCAAAAAAAATCAATCTTGTTGGAATTGATTCACCAAGTATTGATTTGGGAAAAGATGGAAAATTTTCTGTTCATCATGTTTTAGCAAAAAGTGGTATTTTGATTGTAGAGAATTTAGCAAATCTTAATAAAATTAATTCAGAAAAATTTCATCTAATTGTAGCCCCACTAAAACTCAAAAATGCCACAGGCTCACCAGTAAGAGCGATGGCATTAGTAGACTAAATTTACCACTAGTTTGTATTTTTAGCACTTGGTTATATATTGCGAGTGCGTAAATACATTGAGGAAAATGCAACAGACATCACTCAAAAACGAAGGCATTTCGCGGATAGCAATGCTAGGTTTGGTAGGAGTCGGCACAGCCGTAATCCTAACACTACTCCTTGCTCCGTGGAACTGGATGCCAACAGAATACGCAGAAGAGATTACTGTGATTGCAGTGACCGACTACGGATGTGTTGGCGAATCCCAAGTGGGCAACTCCGTCGTAGTTAGTGACTGTTCAGCAAGTGTTGGTGATGTAATTTCCGCACAATTTTACGCACCAGCTAGCGACAAGAACGGCTACTATGACAGAATCTATGAAAAGCTAGCAGTAGTGGAACCATAGACCCACTCTCTCTTTTTGTTTTCAAAATAACGTTTTTTAACCAATATCATAGAAATTTGTCATGGGTCTATTTGGAAATAAAGGGAAAAAAGTAGTCATCACTGGCACACTATGCCGAATTTGTGGAATGAATTTTACTGCTACAGATAGACTGATGAGACATATGGTAAAGGCTCATGGTAAGGCCAAGAAGGATTATGGTCCTAGTTGCCCAAACTGTTGATTTTCTAGAAAATCATCTTTCATAGTATTCAACCGGAAAATCAAACTGCTTGTTGTAATCAACTGCTTCCCAGAATTTCTCATCATCAATATCCCGGCCTTCTGAAATCCAAACATTGAGAACCTTTTGCATGAAGAGTTTTGTTGTATCATCTATGTCAGGTCTTCTACCTGTACTTTTCTCAATCTGGTCGCGATTTTCTTTTAGAGCGGTGAGAACCTGTTTGAGATCCTTTCCATTTTTGAGCGCTTGCTTTGCTTGTGCTTCAGCCATCTTCTCTTCCTTTGATTTACCAAAAAATCGCATATCAGATGAGAACATTTTGGCTGTTTAAGTTTGATCAGACCAAGATCCCTTAGTATAAGTAGGGGTTGACTATTCAGAGGTCAGAAAGATTATGGGTTACGATAGACCACCACGAGAAATGCACGATGCAACTTGTGGAGATTGCGGAAAAGACTGTCAGGTTCCATTTGAGCCAAGACAAGACAAACCAGTTTATTGTAACGACTGTTTCCAAGACCACAAACCAGCAAGAAATGACCGTGGCGGAGGCCGATTTGGCGGACGCGGCGGTGGCGGATATGGTGGAAACCGTGGTGGTGGAAGATTTGGAAGAGACAGAGATGGAGGACGCGGTGCCGGAGGATATGGCAGAAACAGCCGCGGCGGTGGAAGATTTGGAAGAGACAGACCTCCAAGAGAAATGCACACAACTACATGTGCAGAGTGTGGAACAGAATGTCAAGTTCCATTCAAACCAAATGGAGAAAAACCAGTTTATTGTAACGACTGTTTCCAAGAGAAGAAACCGGCAAGAGACGACCGTGGACGCGGAAGATATTAGTCATTTTTAGTCACGAATTTTAATAAAAATTAGAAAAAAGTGGATTAGAGTACGTCTACAGATCTG is part of the Candidatus Nitrosopelagicus brevis genome and harbors:
- a CDS encoding aminotransferase class V-fold PLP-dependent enzyme, whose protein sequence is MNFDSISEEFQTDKTYLNNASVSVMPKTSIEAMKQFLIDYSEMGPDSPESEIFIKGLWEKTRTSIAKVVKCNPDEIIITQSVTDGINIVANGMKFENDSNIVIRGGEHEHHANYFPWLKLGGKIDVRSLPVNENGGFGNSDLKKVLDEKTKLVALSHGLYNSGLILPVKEIGKELQKENVPYFLDTAQTVGCIGEFDFADTGCDFMSFNGSKWLCGPMGTGVFYCKRESSDLLEPSNIGGETAETNENGELTYKELPDRFQAGFRNYVGLAGMESSVTFLENLGWNNIRNHIISLSNLFIDEIGKISESRVFCPEDESERTSIVSFEIEKQDPEKIVSELAQKGIIIAKREIYEKPVLRISPHIYNTKDEILNLTEELKKL
- a CDS encoding Lrp/AsnC ligand binding domain-containing protein → MPTSYVLINSNLGTDVQIIKEVKELLASQSDVKLEIQGVYGVYDIIVKLSSDNSEKLRSIVTDDIRKIENVQSTLTMLVIEQQEKS
- a CDS encoding CxxC-x17-CxxC domain-containing protein translates to MGYDRPPREMHDATCGDCGKDCQVPFEPRQDKPVYCNDCFQDHKPARNDRGGGRFGGRGGGGYGGNRGGGRFGRDRDGGRGAGGYGRNSRGGGRFGRDRPPREMHTTTCAECGTECQVPFKPNGEKPVYCNDCFQEKKPARDDRGRGRY
- a CDS encoding cyclase family protein translates to MKIIDLTLTISEKIPTFPGSPQPNFINWESIEKDGYNLELLFLSTHTGTHIDAPYHFVKKGQKIDQIVTKRLVTEAVLIKIRKGSDQAISKTDIQKFEKKFGKIDDGSTIIFHTGWQKNLNKKSYFSKNPGLAVSAAKYLASKKINLVGIDSPSIDLGKDGKFSVHHVLAKSGILIVENLANLNKINSEKFHLIVAPLKLKNATGSPVRAMALVD